A window of Methylocystis sp. IM3 contains these coding sequences:
- a CDS encoding acetoacetate--CoA ligase, with protein sequence MRIWQPDLERQQASNLSKFSLQRADTTPFAATFDYGGFHRWSVDHKEEFWSNVWDFCKVIGEKGARILVDGDKMSGAQWFLDARLNFAENLLRSRPDDEISIVFSGEGQVQTSLSFGQLKQSVAALAVYFRAQGVAKGDRIAAYIHNGPEAIIGMLAASSIGAIWSSCAPEFGVQSVVDRFGQIDPSLLIASDGYLYKGKKLDRIASIREVQARLPRVKRTLIVPYIHEDPPLDDLTSAQLWPSALKEHNDAVLSFERLPFNHPLYIMFSSGTTGAPKCIVHGAGGTLLQHLKEHQLQCDIKPGDRVFYATSTGWMMWNWLASALTSHATILLYDGFFTAGVSGAILLDFAQEQCATLFGTSAGYLKAIEKAGLKPRESHDLSAVRLIASTGSPLLPDSFDYVYRDFKPDVQLASVSGGTDIISCFVGGNPWSPVYRGEIQCAGLGMAVEIWNDNGQRVIGEGGELVCTKSFPSMPICFWNDPDGSKYFNAYFARYPNVWLHGDFATETEHGGFLIHGRSDATLNPQGVRIGTADIYNVVESLPSIQEALAIDQEWDGGTRIVLFVKTHPDYPLDDVLVAQIKRALFEKASPRHVPAVILEAPDLPRTRSGKLVELAVREVVHGRPVKNRGALANPESLDFFRNLPELTIPRG encoded by the coding sequence TCGCAGCGACATTCGATTATGGCGGCTTTCACCGCTGGAGCGTCGATCATAAGGAGGAGTTTTGGTCGAACGTTTGGGACTTCTGCAAGGTTATCGGGGAGAAGGGCGCACGCATCCTGGTCGATGGCGACAAAATGTCGGGGGCGCAATGGTTTTTGGACGCCAGACTAAATTTTGCAGAGAACCTGTTGCGTTCGAGACCAGACGACGAAATCTCCATTGTTTTTTCCGGCGAAGGCCAGGTCCAAACGTCGCTCAGTTTCGGCCAACTGAAACAGTCCGTCGCAGCACTCGCTGTTTATTTTCGCGCACAGGGCGTCGCAAAGGGCGATCGTATTGCCGCCTACATCCATAATGGGCCGGAAGCAATCATCGGCATGCTTGCGGCTTCCAGCATTGGCGCCATCTGGTCGTCCTGCGCGCCAGAGTTTGGCGTGCAAAGCGTCGTCGATCGCTTCGGCCAGATCGACCCGAGCCTCCTCATCGCTTCCGACGGCTATTTGTATAAGGGTAAGAAGCTTGATCGCATCGCCTCCATCCGCGAGGTGCAGGCAAGATTGCCCCGCGTCAAGAGGACGCTGATCGTTCCTTATATTCACGAGGATCCGCCATTGGACGACCTTACCAGCGCCCAGTTGTGGCCGTCCGCGCTCAAGGAGCACAACGACGCCGTTCTGTCATTCGAACGTCTGCCATTCAATCATCCCCTGTATATCATGTTCTCGTCGGGCACGACTGGCGCGCCGAAATGTATTGTGCATGGCGCCGGCGGCACCCTGCTGCAGCATCTCAAAGAGCATCAATTGCAATGCGACATCAAACCCGGCGACCGTGTTTTTTACGCGACGTCGACGGGATGGATGATGTGGAATTGGCTGGCGAGCGCGCTCACCAGCCACGCAACGATCCTGCTATATGACGGGTTTTTCACCGCCGGCGTGAGCGGCGCGATCCTGTTGGATTTTGCGCAAGAACAATGCGCGACCCTGTTTGGCACGTCGGCAGGCTATCTAAAGGCGATCGAAAAGGCAGGGCTTAAGCCGCGCGAGAGCCACGATTTGAGCGCGGTGCGACTGATCGCCTCGACAGGATCGCCCCTGCTGCCTGACAGCTTCGATTACGTCTACCGCGATTTCAAGCCCGACGTGCAACTCGCGTCGGTCAGCGGCGGCACCGACATCATTTCCTGCTTTGTTGGCGGTAATCCCTGGAGCCCTGTCTATCGAGGCGAGATACAATGCGCCGGCCTCGGCATGGCGGTAGAAATCTGGAACGACAACGGTCAGCGGGTCATCGGCGAGGGCGGCGAACTGGTCTGCACGAAAAGCTTCCCTTCAATGCCCATATGTTTCTGGAACGACCCGGATGGAAGCAAGTATTTCAACGCCTATTTCGCGCGATATCCCAACGTCTGGCTGCACGGGGATTTCGCGACCGAGACGGAGCATGGCGGCTTCCTGATCCACGGCCGCTCCGACGCAACCCTCAATCCCCAAGGCGTGCGGATCGGGACGGCGGACATATACAATGTTGTCGAGAGTCTGCCGTCAATCCAGGAAGCGCTGGCGATCGACCAGGAGTGGGACGGCGGGACGCGGATTGTCTTATTTGTGAAAACACATCCGGACTATCCTCTCGACGACGTGCTTGTTGCCCAGATCAAGCGGGCGCTTTTCGAAAAGGCTTCGCCGCGACATGTTCCAGCGGTCATACTGGAAGCGCCCGATCTACCACGCACGAGATCAGGGAAACTGGTCGAACTCGCCGTTCGCGAGGTCGTTCATGGCCGTCCGGTCAAGAATAGGGGTGCCCTCGCTAATCCCGAGTCTCTCGACTTTTTCAGAAATCTCCCGGAATTAACCATCCCTCGCGGTTAG
- a CDS encoding acetoacetate decarboxylase, whose translation MKIDAARETAFAMPLTNPAYPRGPYRFYDREFIVITYRTDPEALAAVVPEPLEVDEPIVKYEFIRMPDSTGFGDYTESGQVIPVRFKGERGSYVHTMYLDDAAPILGGRELWGFPKKLASPRISHDGDIVVCTLHYGSALCVNATVGYKHRIADETLIAKSLVAPNFLLKIIPHVDGSARICELVRYKMTDVVMKGAWTSPAALELRTHVACDVARLPVREIVSAAHFKADLTLALGEVVFDYLAK comes from the coding sequence ATGAAGATAGACGCTGCGCGCGAGACCGCTTTTGCCATGCCGCTGACGAACCCCGCCTATCCACGCGGTCCTTATCGCTTCTATGATCGAGAATTTATCGTCATCACTTATCGCACCGATCCCGAGGCGCTGGCCGCGGTAGTGCCTGAGCCCCTTGAGGTCGACGAGCCAATCGTCAAATATGAATTTATCCGAATGCCTGACTCTACTGGCTTTGGCGATTACACGGAAAGCGGACAGGTGATCCCGGTCCGTTTCAAAGGCGAGAGAGGCTCCTATGTACACACCATGTATCTCGATGACGCCGCCCCGATTCTTGGCGGCCGCGAGTTGTGGGGCTTTCCAAAAAAGCTGGCGTCGCCGCGCATTTCACATGACGGAGACATCGTGGTCTGCACACTGCATTACGGCTCCGCTCTCTGCGTCAACGCGACGGTCGGCTACAAGCACCGCATCGCGGACGAGACCTTGATTGCCAAATCGCTCGTCGCGCCGAACTTTCTCCTGAAGATCATTCCGCATGTCGATGGTTCAGCGCGCATTTGTGAACTCGTGCGCTACAAGATGACGGACGTCGTAATGAAAGGCGCCTGGACCTCTCCGGCGGCGCTCGAATTACGAACGCATGTCGCCTGTGACGTCGCGCGCCTCCCCGTTCGGGAAATTGTGTCGGCTGCGCACTTCAAGGCCG